GTCGGCCTCAAATCCCGAATGTCTCTCATATATGTAAAGAGTGAATGTGCAAGTTTTGGCTAGTCTCAAGCTCCACAGAAGCAGAACAATGAGGCAGCATAGCATCACTCCCATCACAGTGCTATAAGTCCCATAAGTACAGCCTGCCAGGGCACAGGAAGAAAAGTAGTCGTCGGTGAGTTCAGTGATGGCTCTCTGAGACACAGAGCTTGGACTGGAACAGGTGGGCTCCTTGGAGACAACATCCCTGTTCTTCAGTAACCAGTTCCTCAGGTATTGGATCCTACAGTCACAATGAAAGGGGTTTCCAGATAGTGAGACCTTTTTCAGACCAACCAGTCTGTCAAAGAGGCCTGGAGTCACCGAGATGAGCCGGTTGTTCTGCACATCGATCTCTGTGGTGTCTGAGGGCAGATGAGGCAGCTCCATGAGGTTTAAAAAGCTGCAGTTGACCTGCAGGCCAGCAGGCAGGAGGGCTGAACATCGGCAGGGTTGACCAGTAGTGTGTGTGCTTAATGTTGCCCAGACAAGGACAGCTAAGCTTAAACCGGAGAGCATCCTGCAGGATGAGGAAAAGGTTATTCCAGTAATAATTTCCAGTTAATAATATGAACGGGGAGCATGATGTTATATTGAAGAAATCTAAAGTCAGACAGTTTCCATAAAGCTGTGCATTAGAACAATATTAACATGAAGCAACAAACAAACTGTCTATCTTCAGAGTCTTGATTTAACTGTTTATGCCAAAAGTGAATACATCAATGAGATGAATGATATTAACCACATCTGTGTATCCTTAAGCTGTAGTAAAGAGATATAGCCAAATGACAAAGTCAatgtatttgtttaaataaataaaaaaaacttttaaagtcAAACCAGCTTAGAAGTTACCTCTTGTGTTGCCAGTCATCCTTAAAATGTTCACTGCTATAGTCCAATGTTGCATTtgagtaattaaaaaaattctcCTGGACTCAAGGTGTCCCTGTTTCGTAACGTGTTATTAAACAGAATAATCGCACACCCAATACAGAGCAACGTCAGTCTACGCAACGCACCAATAACACTGCACGGTTATGGCGCATTTGACATGGAGGAAACCTATCTGCTTAAAGGAGATAATAGTTTATCTATTAAAAACAGTCGGAGGCTATCTGAAGCTCTCCCACACAATGTTTATTACTGACATCCACTGCAGTGCTGAGGATACAAGGGATACTTTACTGCAACATACAGCTGGGAGCATGTGAATTTACCTATGAGATATTTTGAAAGCCAAATACTAACTGAGCTTAAGGCCAAAGAGCCAATGTTTCTTAATGGAAATTCTGAGCTGCAAAGCAGAATGGACAGAAAATCTACAATCCAAGAAAAAATGTCACACTTCCATAGCTTCAGAGAAGTGGGTTAAAGCTGAGAGGTAAGAAGAATCATTTTCACAGGCTGATCCTATGAGGAACTAATTGTGTAGCAGGTGCACTTTTCACCCATAGGTGGTGTAATggcatagttttttttcttctaatttgGTAGCACTTTAATGCATGCCCTCTAGTGGAAATGCTGCAACACTAAGAAATGGTAAGTAATGCTGGAGTCTGGAAGTGGAAGATATGGGAGCCTAAAGATAATGCATTAATGTGAAATGCATTATACAAACACAGCTGACTTAGTGCTCAATAAGATACAGTATTTTGTACTTTATATACACTGGAGAGCAAAAACAACACATGCGTACCATAAGTCATATATTCGTTTATTTTGCGTTCTCAACATTGTCACAGTTGAAGTTTTACAATAACTGGGGTCTTACTGACTCACTACTCACTGTACAAACAGAATGCACATATAAATGAGGCCATTcttgtcttttccttttttgttttttaaatgtgtctcAGGCCAGACTAAACAGCTTGCAACAGGATGCTTGtattttgctgtgtgtgtgtgtgtgtgtgtgtgtgtgtgtgtgtgtgtgtgtgtgtgtgtgtgtgtgtgtgtgtgtgtgtgtgtgtgtgtgtgtgtgtgtgtgtgtgtgtgtgtgtgtgtgtgtgtgtgtgtgtgtatactgtatgaaaAGAGAGCTGGGTGTAAATGGCAGCGGACTTTCAAacagtctgtttttttatttctacagaAAATGCCAGTTCATGACAGCTGGAGGACAATCGATATGTTCATGAATCACCTCTCTAATACATGAGGTGATATATATACATCCTGATCTTAACTGCAGATATCAGAATAGAGTACTGATCATATACACATTATGTACAGCTGCTTTACCCCCCATCTTGGTCCCTTTACAGCTTCATGAAAGCAGTTCATCAGTTTGCACACCACAATCCCATATTTACACGATGAAAGCCCTCGGCAACAGAAGTGCAAGGTTCTTAATGTTTGTAATGTACACAATGGCTTTGTTGATGAAATGCATGCTGAGCTTCAATAACTACCAGCCTAAACATGGAGCAACAAGAACACGTCAACATCAGGAAATTCCAAATTGAtcaaaaccaaaagtcaaaaTGTATAGGCTGATTTTTTTCACTCCCCAATAGCTCACAGTGAACAGGACACATGATCCATGCAGTGCATTGTTGGGGTACTTTCTCACAAAGAATGACTGTAGACATTTCAAGcactacaacacacaccaaaATAAACAGTTTCCTCGGTTTGCATCTTCCCAAGATTTCAGAATTATAGCAAAAATATGAAATCAATGGCAAAGACACATTCAGTTGATCATTAATGTCCCATATGTGATATGTCTGTCATCTGAGCGTTCTTTGTTAATTCATGTGAGGATAAATGTGTAAGAATAAGCCTGACTTATGGCAAtggttttctttgtgaatgttaaaatacatttacaacCTGAATATTGGAACAAACAGTTTACTGTCACTAATTTACACACTAGAATAGACTCTTATTTGTAGAATGTAGAAAGTTATTCTTTACATATACCCAGTTCACTTGTTCAGTTTGCATTTTGTATAGTATAACTGCATTTCCTGAAAAAATGAAAGTGTCCTTTCATATGTGCTTATCCAgcaaaatatttctgttcagcCCAAAGAGAAGCATATtccttttattaaaatatatatacacattccTCTTCCCACCGTGAACTGTGTAAGTAAGTATTTATATATTCTTAAATgaaaaaagatatttttttcccacttAAATTTCATCCTAGACAACAAGATAACAGACTTCCACTCTCAGTACAAGTCTGCATTTTCCAACATGATTGCACTTAAACTTGCTATGGTAACACTGATTTGTTATACAATGTGCAGAGGATAGCCTCACATTAACAACATTACATGCAAAAATCACTTAATAGACATTCCACTGAACTCCAAGTCTGTACCTCTCATTAGACCACGAGGACAGCCACACATTAATTTACTGGGAAAAGACTCTGACAGGgatcaaaaacaaaaattaaataaataatgacgcAACATGAGAAAAACGCACAAATTGGAGGGACACCTTGCTTGCTGTTAATGTACAAAATCAGTACAAAGATATTGCACATATGAtagaaaaaagatgaaaaaaatatttcactATGTAGGAACTGATTTTATTCACTCACCAAACCTCGttggtaaattaaaaaaaaccaagATACTAAACAAGGCAAAAGAAGATTTCAAAAGTGTT
This genomic interval from Perca fluviatilis chromosome 5, GENO_Pfluv_1.0, whole genome shotgun sequence contains the following:
- the gp9 gene encoding glycoprotein IX (platelet); its protein translation is MLSGLSLAVLVWATLSTHTTGQPCRCSALLPAGLQVNCSFLNLMELPHLPSDTTEIDVQNNRLISVTPGLFDRLVGLKKVSLSGNPFHCDCRIQYLRNWLLKNRDVVSKEPTCSSPSSVSQRAITELTDDYFSSCALAGCTYGTYSTVMGVMLCCLIVLLLWSLRLAKTCTFTLYIYERHSGFEADSLRSLKPKHRRRLHTAQSEVSMDSLTCAEDLEKPLINMELLPQVLDVLHKKHNIKIKAT